A genomic segment from Actinomadura hallensis encodes:
- a CDS encoding nucleoside triphosphate pyrophosphohydrolase — protein MENDGAPGSLEKVLQDIAIEREAQDRMWGAQEWPDGSGPEFTEHAEEAKRECAAAWSRGELTWRHILAEEFFEAAAESDPRALRTELVQTAAVAVKWIQSLDRRHGTTTHQAGKRDERSEKLVRDRIPEIIRASGRQPQTRVADLDEYGTLLRAKLYEEAGEYIASGDPAELSDLLEVVHALAALHGVTPAELEEQRAAKAAERGGFAGRLVLRLPE, from the coding sequence ATGGAGAACGATGGTGCGCCAGGGTCGCTGGAGAAGGTGCTGCAGGACATCGCGATCGAGCGCGAAGCCCAAGACCGGATGTGGGGCGCCCAGGAGTGGCCCGACGGGAGCGGACCGGAGTTCACCGAGCACGCGGAGGAGGCCAAACGGGAATGCGCCGCCGCCTGGTCGCGGGGAGAGCTGACTTGGCGGCACATCCTGGCGGAGGAGTTCTTCGAGGCCGCGGCCGAGTCGGATCCCCGCGCGCTCCGGACCGAACTCGTCCAGACGGCCGCGGTCGCGGTGAAGTGGATCCAGTCTCTGGACCGGCGTCACGGTACGACGACGCATCAGGCCGGGAAAAGGGACGAACGTTCCGAGAAGCTGGTTCGGGACCGCATACCCGAGATCATCCGAGCCAGTGGACGGCAACCGCAGACCCGCGTCGCCGACCTGGACGAGTACGGCACGCTGCTCCGCGCCAAGCTCTACGAGGAGGCCGGTGAGTACATCGCGAGCGGAGATCCGGCAGAGCTTTCCGATCTTCTAGAGGTCGTCCATGCCCTTGCGGCACTGCACGGAGTCACACCCGCAGAGTTGGAGGAACAACGCGCGGCCAAGGCAGCCGAACGAGGAGGCTTCGCGGGCCGCCTCGTCCTACGCCTCCCAGAGTGA
- a CDS encoding long-chain-fatty-acid--CoA ligase, which produces MDYRVVSIVRDHARERGGAPAVSGDGRTVSYADLHERSSRVAQALLAAGLGRGSRVAYVGKNAPEYFDLLFGAAKIGAVTAPVNWRLTPAEIAAVVADAQAPLTVVDAEFASLTPGLPGRTVVTGEDFEAWLAAHSADDPGHVGEPGDIVVQLYTSGTTGVPKGVQLSNANFAVGERMAGRWRLDASSVSLVPMPLFHIGGTGWALAGLYAGCRQVLVRDIDPAALVDTFERERVTNAFIVPAVLQFMCDVPGAAGRDYSALRAITYGASPITSEVLRRALDTFKAPLFQLYGMTETTGAIVQLEPEDHDPGGPRARLMRSAGRPYDWVELKIVEPGGHAERPVGEVGEVLVRSVQNTPGYWNRPEETAQLITEDGWLRTGDAGYVDAEGYLFLTDRIKDMIVTGAENVYPIEVEEVLAAHPAIADVAVIGVPDERWGETVKAVVVPAPGATLTEDEVIEYARERLAGFKRPRSVDVVDALPRNPSGKILKKDLRAPYWEGVGRTIA; this is translated from the coding sequence GTGGACTACCGCGTCGTGTCCATCGTCCGTGACCACGCCCGCGAACGGGGAGGGGCGCCCGCCGTCTCCGGCGACGGGCGGACCGTGAGCTACGCCGATCTGCACGAGCGCTCCAGCCGGGTCGCGCAGGCCCTCCTGGCCGCTGGCCTCGGTCGCGGATCGCGGGTCGCCTACGTCGGCAAGAACGCGCCGGAGTACTTCGACCTCCTGTTCGGCGCCGCGAAGATCGGCGCGGTGACCGCCCCGGTCAACTGGCGGCTGACGCCCGCCGAGATCGCCGCGGTCGTCGCCGACGCGCAGGCGCCCTTGACCGTGGTGGACGCCGAGTTCGCCTCCCTCACGCCCGGCCTTCCCGGACGGACGGTCGTCACCGGCGAGGACTTCGAGGCGTGGCTCGCCGCGCACTCCGCGGACGACCCCGGCCATGTCGGAGAGCCCGGCGACATCGTCGTGCAGCTCTACACGTCCGGCACGACGGGCGTCCCGAAGGGCGTCCAGCTGAGCAACGCCAACTTCGCGGTGGGGGAGCGGATGGCCGGCCGCTGGAGGCTGGACGCCTCGTCGGTGAGCCTCGTCCCCATGCCGCTGTTCCACATCGGCGGCACCGGCTGGGCCCTGGCCGGGCTGTACGCGGGATGCCGGCAGGTGCTGGTCCGCGACATCGACCCGGCGGCGCTGGTCGACACCTTTGAGCGCGAGCGGGTCACCAACGCGTTCATCGTGCCGGCGGTGCTGCAGTTCATGTGCGACGTGCCCGGGGCCGCCGGCCGCGACTACTCGGCACTGCGCGCGATCACCTACGGCGCGTCGCCGATCACCTCGGAGGTGCTGCGCCGCGCCCTCGACACCTTCAAGGCCCCGCTCTTCCAGCTGTACGGGATGACGGAGACGACCGGCGCGATCGTCCAGCTCGAACCCGAGGACCACGACCCGGGCGGCCCGCGCGCCCGCCTGATGCGCTCGGCCGGCCGCCCCTACGACTGGGTCGAGCTGAAGATCGTCGAGCCGGGCGGCCACGCCGAGCGGCCGGTGGGCGAGGTCGGCGAGGTGCTGGTCAGGTCGGTCCAGAACACGCCCGGCTACTGGAACCGGCCCGAGGAGACCGCGCAGCTCATCACCGAGGACGGCTGGCTGCGCACGGGCGACGCCGGGTACGTCGACGCCGAGGGCTACCTGTTCCTCACCGACCGGATCAAGGACATGATCGTCACCGGCGCGGAGAACGTGTACCCGATCGAGGTCGAGGAGGTCCTGGCCGCCCACCCGGCGATCGCGGACGTGGCGGTGATCGGCGTTCCGGACGAGCGCTGGGGGGAGACGGTCAAGGCCGTCGTCGTGCCCGCCCCCGGGGCGACGCTGACGGAGGACGAGGTCATCGAGTACGCCCGCGAGCGCCTGGCCGGCTTCAAGCGCCCCAGGTCGGTCGACGTCGTGGACGCGCTGCCCCGCAACCCCAGCGGCAAGATCCTCAAGAAGGATCTGCGCGCCCCGTACTGGGAGGGAGTGGGCCGCACCATCGCCTGA
- a CDS encoding citrate synthase has product MSDFELNHAGGRLPLEVSKATEGPSGLGVGRLLKETGHVTLDPGFTNTASTTSAITYIDGEAGILRYRGYPIEELAEKSSFLEVAYLLIYGELPTADQLAEFTDRIRNHTLLDEKFRAFFSAFPRKAHPMAVLSSAVSALSTFYQDSLDPFQPEQVDKSSIRLIAKLPTIAAYAYKTSNGQPLLYPDNSLGYVENFLRMTFGLPTQPYEVDPEIVRVLDMLFVLHADHEQNCSTSTVRLVGSSQANLFSSVSAGVDALFGPLHGGANQAVLEMLERIHENGDDIDSFVRRVKNKEPGVKLMGFGHRVYRNYDPRAAVVKKATTRVLDALGISDPLLDLAMRLEEVALSDDYFIERKLYPNVDFYTGVIYKAIGFPTNMFTVLFALGRLPGWIAQWREMMNDPSTKIGRPRQVYVGPNERHYVELSAR; this is encoded by the coding sequence ATGTCGGATTTCGAACTCAACCACGCGGGCGGGCGGCTGCCTCTCGAGGTGTCCAAGGCGACGGAAGGTCCCTCCGGCCTGGGCGTAGGCAGGCTCCTCAAGGAGACAGGCCACGTCACTCTCGATCCCGGTTTCACCAACACGGCGTCCACCACGTCGGCGATCACCTACATCGACGGTGAGGCCGGCATCCTCCGGTACCGGGGCTACCCCATCGAGGAACTGGCGGAGAAGTCGTCCTTCCTGGAGGTCGCGTACCTGCTGATCTACGGCGAGCTGCCGACGGCCGACCAGCTGGCCGAGTTCACCGACAGAATCCGCAACCACACGCTGCTGGACGAGAAATTCCGCGCGTTCTTCTCCGCCTTCCCGCGCAAGGCCCATCCGATGGCGGTCCTGTCGTCCGCGGTGAGCGCCCTGTCGACCTTCTACCAGGACAGCCTCGACCCCTTCCAGCCGGAGCAGGTCGACAAGTCCAGCATCCGGCTCATCGCGAAGCTGCCGACCATAGCCGCGTACGCGTACAAGACCTCCAACGGCCAGCCGCTGCTCTACCCCGACAACTCCCTCGGCTACGTGGAGAACTTCCTCCGCATGACGTTCGGCCTGCCCACGCAGCCGTACGAGGTCGACCCCGAGATCGTGCGCGTGCTGGACATGCTGTTCGTCCTGCACGCCGACCACGAGCAGAACTGCTCGACGTCGACCGTGCGTCTCGTGGGGTCCAGCCAGGCGAACCTGTTCTCGTCGGTCTCGGCGGGCGTCGACGCGCTCTTCGGCCCGCTGCACGGCGGCGCGAACCAGGCCGTGCTGGAGATGCTGGAGAGGATCCACGAGAACGGCGACGACATCGACTCGTTCGTCCGCCGGGTCAAGAACAAGGAGCCCGGCGTCAAGCTGATGGGCTTCGGGCACCGCGTCTACCGCAACTACGACCCGCGTGCTGCCGTCGTGAAGAAGGCGACGACCAGGGTCCTGGACGCGCTCGGCATTTCGGACCCCCTGCTCGACCTCGCCATGCGACTCGAAGAGGTCGCCCTGAGCGACGACTACTTCATCGAGCGGAAGCTCTACCCGAACGTGGACTTCTACACCGGCGTCATCTACAAGGCGATCGGTTTCCCGACCAACATGTTCACCGTCCTGTTCGCCCTCGGCCGTCTGCCCGGCTGGATCGCCCAGTGGCGGGAGATGATGAACGACCCGTCGACCAAGATCGGCCGTCCTCGCCAGGTCTATGTGGGGCCGAACGAGCGCCACTATGTGGAGCTGTCCGCCCGCTGA
- a CDS encoding class II glutamine amidotransferase, with protein MCRLFAMSTGGPRVRAAHWLLDAPRSLRAQSHRMRHGAGLGWFSLGGEPVRDRAPLAAFENADFDLHARNVPSHTFVSHVRDASVGGLTVHNCHPFVMSDRLFAHNGVVKGLDTLRAWLTDVESAHVSGETDSELVFAYVTKEIRRHGDTTTGIVEAVRRIGAELPVFSLNALVAEPGRIWALRYPESNELWVLSPGEGGASRPGPEGDPVPAVVIASEPMDDQPGWRLLQPGELLVVDGLAETSLFPFGPLKRPLRRADLSLREAASQSTAVHAGPGAVVGEPAEAGDPGAAGGSPGSTDLSLVGSGTGGPLDVE; from the coding sequence ATGTGCCGACTTTTCGCCATGAGCACAGGCGGACCCCGCGTCCGCGCGGCCCACTGGCTCCTGGACGCGCCCCGGAGTCTGCGTGCACAGAGTCACCGAATGCGGCACGGGGCCGGTCTCGGGTGGTTCTCGCTCGGCGGGGAACCCGTCCGTGACAGGGCGCCTCTCGCCGCCTTCGAGAACGCCGACTTCGATCTGCACGCCCGGAACGTTCCGTCCCACACGTTCGTGTCCCATGTCAGGGACGCCTCCGTGGGGGGCCTGACCGTGCACAACTGCCACCCGTTCGTGATGAGCGACCGGCTCTTCGCGCACAACGGCGTGGTGAAGGGGCTCGACACCCTCCGGGCGTGGCTGACGGACGTGGAGAGCGCGCACGTCTCCGGTGAGACCGACTCGGAGCTGGTGTTCGCGTACGTGACCAAAGAGATCCGCCGTCACGGCGACACGACTACGGGGATCGTGGAGGCCGTCCGGCGCATCGGCGCCGAGCTGCCGGTCTTCTCCCTCAACGCGCTCGTCGCCGAGCCCGGACGGATATGGGCGCTGCGCTACCCGGAGAGCAACGAGCTGTGGGTCCTGTCGCCCGGTGAGGGCGGCGCGAGCCGTCCGGGGCCGGAGGGCGATCCGGTCCCCGCCGTCGTCATCGCCAGCGAGCCCATGGACGACCAGCCCGGCTGGCGGCTCCTCCAGCCCGGTGAGCTGCTCGTCGTCGACGGGCTCGCCGAGACCTCGCTGTTCCCGTTCGGGCCCTTGAAACGTCCGCTGCGCCGCGCGGATCTGTCCCTGCGCGAAGCCGCCTCCCAGTCGACGGCCGTGCACGCGGGCCCCGGTGCGGTGGTCGGCGAGCCCGCGGAAGCGGGCGATCCGGGCGCCGCCGGTGGTTCGCCCGGTTCGACCGACCTGTCGCTGGTCGGCTCGGGCACGGGCGGGCCGCTGGACGTCGAGTAA
- a CDS encoding cytochrome P450, with amino-acid sequence MASLVEKRLASLDFWAESHAERDALFAALRAADEPVYCPVPGESGFYALTRYGQVTEASRNPQVFSSQPTAVSLVDPPQTADYTGSMISLDDPRHARLRRIVSRSFTPRLVERVAGDVAVLARRIVDGLEERGPCDFVEHVATPMPLQIICSMMGIPDSEYDEVIDATNLILALGDPDHDAPDGRHRTAILAEKFSYLHQLMADLGRARREEPADDLVTALTHANVDGEALTEKELGRFFSLLVVAGNETTRNALSHALVLLTEHPDQRDALLADLEGRLPGAVEEIVRYATPVTWMRRTLTRDYELEGHLYRSGDRVVLYYNSANRDESVFRDPYAFDITRSPNPHVGFGAPGPHFCLGAHLARREITVMLRELYTRLPDLHATEAPIRQRSSFINGIKSVSCAF; translated from the coding sequence ATGGCCTCCCTTGTAGAGAAAAGACTGGCCAGCCTGGACTTCTGGGCTGAATCCCACGCCGAGCGTGACGCGTTGTTCGCAGCGCTACGCGCAGCAGACGAACCGGTCTACTGCCCGGTGCCGGGCGAATCAGGGTTCTACGCCCTCACCCGCTACGGGCAGGTCACCGAGGCGAGCCGGAATCCGCAGGTGTTCAGCTCCCAGCCCACCGCCGTCAGCCTCGTCGACCCGCCGCAGACGGCCGACTACACCGGCTCCATGATCAGCCTGGACGATCCTCGGCATGCTCGGCTCCGGCGGATCGTCTCCCGTTCCTTCACTCCCCGCCTGGTCGAACGGGTCGCCGGCGACGTGGCCGTCCTGGCACGACGCATCGTGGACGGTCTGGAAGAGCGGGGGCCGTGCGACTTCGTCGAGCACGTCGCGACGCCGATGCCCCTGCAGATCATCTGCTCCATGATGGGCATCCCTGATTCGGAGTACGACGAGGTCATCGACGCCACGAACCTGATCCTCGCGCTCGGCGACCCCGACCACGACGCCCCGGACGGCAGACACCGGACCGCGATCCTCGCTGAGAAGTTCTCCTATCTGCACCAGCTCATGGCCGACCTGGGCCGCGCCAGGCGTGAGGAACCGGCCGACGACCTCGTCACCGCGCTGACACATGCCAACGTGGACGGAGAGGCCCTCACCGAGAAGGAACTCGGCCGCTTCTTCTCGCTCCTTGTGGTGGCCGGGAACGAGACCACGCGCAACGCCCTGTCGCACGCCCTCGTCCTTCTCACAGAACACCCCGACCAGCGGGACGCGCTCCTAGCCGACCTTGAAGGACGCCTTCCGGGTGCCGTAGAAGAGATCGTCCGCTATGCCACTCCCGTGACGTGGATGCGCCGCACTCTGACGCGCGACTACGAACTCGAAGGACACCTCTACCGGTCTGGTGACCGGGTGGTCCTCTACTACAACTCGGCCAACCGCGACGAGAGCGTGTTCAGGGATCCCTACGCGTTCGACATCACCCGCTCTCCCAATCCTCACGTCGGCTTCGGCGCACCCGGACCCCACTTTTGCCTCGGAGCCCACCTGGCACGCCGTGAGATCACGGTCATGTTGCGCGAGCTCTACACGCGCCTTCCGGACCTCCACGCCACCGAGGCGCCGATCAGGCAGCGCAGCAGCTTCATCAACGGCATCAAATCCGTATCCTGCGCGTTTTGA
- a CDS encoding DUF2786 domain-containing protein, which yields MARRRSGQGEAPASASLADAAHAFVGEALHALHRGDRTAFHRLAAEGSGTHGWVLAVRRCLAERLRRGITVAWERGWQPADVVKFTSRRRTALHARLVTDAIAGQMRAYSSATVDDRWREQLNALEAEVWWEDDDGHPDAWCQREGVEHATYTACALELVHLLEGLPRLPSLGPPPGTVRSGGPVSARGRARDVDQRTLGKVRALLAKAESTEFPEEAEALSARAQELMARHSIDHALLTAETGDIGGPDGRRIAVDNPYDSPKAVLLTVVADANRCRAVWHRELGFSTVVGYPADLAAVEMLFTSLLVQATSAMVHAGPRRDARGRSRTRSFRHAFLNAYAARVGERLREAADRAAEGAGGNVLVPVLAARDRAVERAVGAMFPNLAKGRAGSVSNYEGWVAGRAAADLASLNGRLEVTGAHRRS from the coding sequence ATGGCGCGACGGCGTTCAGGGCAGGGAGAGGCCCCGGCCTCGGCGTCCCTCGCGGACGCCGCCCACGCATTCGTCGGCGAGGCCCTGCACGCCCTGCACCGCGGAGACCGCACCGCGTTCCACCGGCTCGCGGCCGAGGGTTCCGGGACGCACGGCTGGGTGCTCGCCGTCCGCCGGTGCCTCGCCGAACGGCTGCGGCGCGGGATCACCGTCGCCTGGGAACGCGGATGGCAACCCGCCGACGTGGTCAAGTTCACGTCCCGCCGCCGCACCGCCCTGCACGCACGGCTCGTGACGGACGCGATCGCGGGTCAGATGCGGGCCTACTCCAGCGCCACCGTGGACGACCGCTGGCGGGAGCAGCTCAACGCCCTTGAAGCCGAGGTGTGGTGGGAGGACGACGACGGCCACCCGGACGCCTGGTGCCAGCGCGAAGGCGTGGAGCACGCCACGTACACCGCGTGTGCGCTCGAACTCGTCCATCTGCTGGAGGGTCTGCCAAGGCTGCCGAGTTTGGGCCCGCCTCCCGGCACCGTCCGCTCAGGCGGGCCGGTCTCCGCACGAGGGAGGGCACGGGACGTCGATCAGCGGACGCTCGGCAAGGTCAGGGCGCTTCTCGCCAAGGCCGAGTCGACGGAGTTCCCTGAAGAGGCCGAGGCGCTGAGCGCGCGCGCCCAAGAGCTGATGGCCCGGCACAGCATCGACCATGCGCTGCTGACTGCCGAGACGGGCGACATAGGCGGCCCTGACGGACGGCGCATCGCGGTGGACAACCCCTACGACTCCCCCAAGGCCGTCCTGCTGACGGTGGTGGCCGACGCCAATCGCTGCAGGGCCGTGTGGCATCGGGAACTGGGGTTCTCCACGGTCGTGGGCTATCCGGCGGACCTGGCCGCGGTGGAGATGCTGTTCACGTCGCTGCTGGTCCAGGCGACGTCCGCCATGGTGCATGCAGGTCCCAGACGGGACGCGCGGGGACGGTCAAGGACGCGTTCGTTCCGGCACGCGTTCCTGAACGCGTACGCCGCCCGCGTCGGAGAGCGGCTGCGGGAGGCCGCCGACCGGGCGGCCGAAGGGGCCGGCGGGAACGTTCTGGTCCCCGTCCTGGCCGCGCGCGACCGGGCCGTCGAGCGGGCCGTCGGCGCGATGTTCCCGAACCTCGCCAAGGGTCGCGCGGGTTCGGTGTCCAACTACGAAGGCTGGGTCGCCGGGCGTGCGGCCGCGGACCTCGCCAGCCTGAACGGTCGCCTCGAGGTCACCGGGGCGCACCGCCGTTCCTAG
- a CDS encoding helix-turn-helix domain-containing protein, which yields MARTLSRGTRVTGAERTQLAAELAPRYAAGESIRDLAAETGRSYGFIYNVLKEAGVPLRGRGGNTRRKKS from the coding sequence GTGGCCCGAACACTGTCGAGAGGCACCCGTGTGACCGGTGCCGAACGCACACAACTCGCCGCCGAGCTCGCCCCGCGGTACGCCGCGGGCGAGAGCATCCGCGACCTTGCGGCGGAGACCGGCCGGTCCTACGGGTTCATCTACAACGTCCTGAAGGAGGCGGGCGTGCCGCTTCGCGGCCGGGGCGGCAACACCCGGCGCAAGAAGTCCTGA
- a CDS encoding serine/threonine-protein kinase has product MIGPYRVVARLGSGGMGEVFLGASPSRRLVAVKVIRPELLGDPRWREKFRREVTSARSVSGFYTAPVVDADPDAEQPWLATQYIRGVSLAKVVQEKGPLRERAACRLGAGLAEALIAIHQAGIVHRDLKPSNVLLASDGPRVIDFGIARPVDALPLSQTEILGTPAYMSPEQALGDPVHPESDVFSLGSTLVFAATGAPPFGTDHKVRARIVYGEPDLSRLPDPMRGLVTRCLLKEPEERPTPEQVLVALSTLLDAHYGEEWPPADVAQLIGVQERTLVEITAELPTLRETSP; this is encoded by the coding sequence ATGATCGGCCCGTACCGCGTGGTCGCCCGGCTCGGTTCCGGCGGGATGGGCGAGGTGTTCCTCGGGGCGTCGCCGAGCAGGCGGCTGGTCGCGGTGAAGGTCATCCGGCCGGAGCTCTTGGGGGATCCGCGATGGAGGGAGAAGTTCCGCCGTGAGGTGACCTCCGCGCGGTCGGTGAGCGGCTTCTACACCGCACCCGTCGTGGACGCCGACCCGGACGCCGAACAACCGTGGCTTGCAACGCAGTACATCCGCGGGGTGAGTCTGGCCAAGGTCGTTCAGGAGAAAGGGCCGCTGCGGGAACGCGCCGCCTGCCGTCTGGGGGCGGGCCTGGCCGAGGCTCTGATCGCGATCCACCAAGCGGGCATCGTCCACAGGGACCTGAAGCCGTCGAACGTTCTTCTCGCCTCGGACGGACCGAGAGTCATCGACTTCGGCATCGCACGTCCGGTGGACGCATTGCCCCTGTCGCAGACGGAGATCCTGGGCACTCCCGCTTACATGTCGCCAGAGCAGGCTCTGGGCGACCCTGTTCACCCGGAGAGCGACGTGTTCTCGCTGGGCTCGACGCTCGTGTTCGCGGCCACCGGCGCGCCGCCGTTCGGGACCGACCACAAGGTGCGGGCCCGCATCGTCTACGGCGAACCGGATCTGAGCCGGTTGCCCGACCCCATGCGCGGCCTGGTGACGCGCTGCCTCCTCAAGGAGCCCGAGGAACGTCCGACCCCGGAGCAGGTCCTCGTCGCGCTGTCGACTCTTCTGGACGCGCACTACGGCGAGGAGTGGCCGCCCGCCGACGTCGCGCAGCTGATCGGTGTGCAGGAGCGGACGCTCGTCGAGATCACCGCCGAGCTGCCGACCCTGCGCGAGACGTCTCCATAG
- a CDS encoding aldo/keto reductase, which produces MDTIRRLGVGLAALGRPAYINVGRTDELPPDRSVEAMRAATWDVLDAAHAAGVRWVDAARSYGRSEEFLGGWLAERAPEGVTVSSKWGYTYVGDWKTDAPVHEVKEHSLERYRAQYAETRRFLGRFLSVYQVHSLTDDSPLFGDVRLQEALAEAAADGVRVGFSTSGPKQKDVIRRAMSLEVDGQRLFSTVQSTWNLLEPSAEEALREAHEAGLHVLLKEVLANGRLAVQPPAAARTVASSKGVKPDALALGAALSRPWADTVLVGPVSTAQLEANLAATEVELDADDMDALSGLSVPPERYWAERGALPWR; this is translated from the coding sequence GTGGACACCATACGGCGGTTGGGGGTCGGGCTTGCCGCGCTGGGACGTCCCGCCTACATCAACGTGGGCAGGACGGACGAGCTGCCGCCCGACCGAAGTGTCGAGGCGATGCGTGCGGCGACTTGGGACGTCCTCGACGCCGCCCATGCGGCCGGTGTCCGGTGGGTGGACGCCGCGCGGTCGTACGGGAGGTCGGAGGAATTCCTCGGCGGATGGCTCGCAGAACGCGCCCCTGAGGGCGTGACGGTGTCGAGCAAGTGGGGCTACACGTACGTCGGTGATTGGAAGACGGACGCGCCCGTGCACGAGGTGAAGGAGCATTCCCTCGAGCGCTACCGAGCCCAGTACGCGGAAACGCGCCGCTTTCTAGGCCGGTTCCTGTCCGTCTACCAAGTGCACTCTCTGACTGACGACAGTCCGCTCTTCGGGGACGTACGGCTACAGGAGGCTCTCGCGGAAGCGGCCGCTGATGGTGTCCGCGTGGGTTTCTCCACGTCCGGCCCGAAGCAGAAGGACGTGATCCGCCGGGCGATGAGCCTCGAGGTGGACGGGCAACGGCTCTTCAGCACGGTGCAGTCGACGTGGAATCTCCTTGAGCCCTCAGCCGAGGAGGCCTTGCGGGAGGCCCATGAGGCCGGCCTGCACGTGCTGCTCAAGGAGGTGCTGGCCAACGGACGACTCGCCGTGCAGCCGCCCGCAGCTGCGAGAACGGTCGCCTCCAGCAAGGGCGTCAAGCCCGACGCGCTCGCGCTCGGGGCCGCGCTCAGCCGTCCGTGGGCGGACACCGTCCTCGTCGGCCCGGTCAGTACGGCGCAGTTGGAGGCCAACCTGGCTGCCACCGAGGTGGAGCTTGATGCGGACGACATGGATGCCCTGTCCGGACTCAGCGTCCCTCCAGAGCGTTATTGGGCCGAACGGGGCGCGCTCCCATGGAGGTGA
- a CDS encoding helix-turn-helix domain-containing protein translates to MIDYPRRGGPTVLRILLGAQLRRLREERGISTEEAGYEIRGSHSKISRMELGRVGFKERDVADLLTLYGVHDPEERAPLLELAKEANTPGWWHRYGDVLPSWFEVYLGLEEAASLLRTYELQFVPGLLQTEDYARAVVRLGFSDAAEDEVERRVQLRKTRQERFASPGAPTLWAVVDEAVVRRPLGGRDVMRQQIKHLLEMSELPNVTLQIVPFGAGGHAAAGGPFTILRFAEPGLSDVVYLEQLTSALYLDKPTDVDTYMRAMNNLCITASRPDETTRLLKDLLKEI, encoded by the coding sequence CTGATCGATTATCCGCGGCGCGGCGGGCCCACCGTCCTGCGCATTCTGCTCGGCGCCCAGCTGCGCCGGCTCCGGGAGGAACGGGGGATCTCCACCGAGGAGGCCGGCTACGAGATCCGCGGCTCGCACTCCAAGATCAGCAGAATGGAGCTCGGGCGCGTCGGCTTCAAGGAGCGCGACGTCGCCGACCTGCTGACCCTCTACGGCGTCCACGACCCGGAGGAGCGCGCCCCGCTGCTGGAGCTGGCCAAGGAGGCCAACACTCCGGGCTGGTGGCACCGCTACGGCGACGTGCTGCCCAGCTGGTTCGAGGTGTACCTCGGGCTGGAGGAGGCGGCCTCGCTGCTGCGCACCTACGAGCTGCAGTTCGTCCCCGGGCTGCTCCAGACCGAGGACTATGCGCGGGCCGTGGTCCGGCTCGGGTTCTCCGACGCCGCCGAGGACGAGGTCGAGCGGCGCGTGCAGCTCCGCAAGACCCGGCAGGAGCGGTTCGCCTCCCCGGGCGCGCCGACGCTGTGGGCCGTCGTGGACGAGGCGGTCGTGCGCCGTCCCCTGGGCGGACGCGACGTGATGCGGCAACAGATCAAGCATCTCCTCGAGATGTCCGAGCTGCCCAACGTCACACTTCAGATCGTGCCGTTCGGGGCGGGCGGTCACGCCGCCGCAGGCGGCCCGTTCACGATCCTGCGCTTCGCCGAGCCGGGTCTGTCCGACGTCGTCTACCTGGAGCAGCTCACCAGCGCGCTCTACCTGGACAAGCCGACCGACGTCGACACGTACATGCGCGCGATGAACAACCTCTGCATCACCGCGTCGCGCCCCG